The genomic segment GAACATGTTACACAGAATCGATACTGCTGGTGTTATAGCTCGGGTGAAGGAATTGTTCAAAGGGCATCCGAATCTGATTCTTGGGTTTAACACCTTCTTGCCTAAGGGATACGAAATTACCCTCACTGATGAGGAAGAGGCTCCACCAAAAAGGACAGTTGAATTTGAAGAGGCTATCAGTTTTGTCAATAAGATTAAGGTTGATTTTATAATTCCTCGTTTGATGATTACTGTTCTGGATTTAGTTTCTAATTAAGGTTTTTCCGTTTTTGTCTGCAGAAACGCTTTCAAAATGATGATCATGTTTATAAGTCTTTCCTAGACATTTTGAATATGTACCGGAAAGAACACAAGGGTATCACTGAGGTCTACCAAGAGGCATGTGTTTTACTTGCGACGGAGTTGGTTGAAATGATATAGACAGATACTTTTACGTTCATTTGTGTGTCAACTTTTATCGTTGAGGTGTTCATGACAATTAAGGTGTAATAAATGCCCTTGCAGGTTGCAGCACTTTTTAATGACCAGCCAGATCTCCTTGATGAATTCACTAGATTTCTTCCAGATTCTTCAGCTACTGCATCTGCTACACATGCATCTTTTGGTCGTCCTTTTCCTCGTTATGATGAGAGGAGCTCTGCCATACCCACAATGAGACATTCTCTCATGGATAAGGTCTCATTTCTTGACATCTATTCTTACAATACCGCCGTTTTCCTTTTTCACTGGGTGCTGACTGAAAATTATGCCCTACAACTTCCAGCAACGACCACGACGGGATCGGATCATTAGCCCCCACGGAGAACGTGATCTTAGTGTTGAGCGTCCAGATATGGATGATGAAAAGACAGTTGTGAAGTTGCATAAGGATCAAAAGAAGCATGTAGACAAGGAGAACAGGGATAAAAGAAATCGTGATCAAGAAGACAGAGACCCCGAAAATGAAAACAACGGAGACATTAGCATGCATCGGCTCTCTGATAAAAGGAAATCTGCCAAGAAAGTTGGAGACTTTGGAGGAAACTCAAATCTCACATCCTACGATGATAAAGATGCATTGAAAAGTGAGTTAACAAAGCCcctgttgtttttttttattgaaagtTTGTTTTCGTTTTATTTCGTATACAAATGGTCGTAATAGAACATTCTATACGACAAAAGAAAGTGGTAATTGAGTGTGGTGCACAGTATTGTCAACAGTAAATTTTTTCAAGAATCAAGAATAAAAGGAAATTGAGTTAAATAGGGGAACTAGTTAAAGAAAGCCAGTAATTCTTCCTCTATGATTTGTCTTTTTGCACTTTTTTTCTGTTTACAATTCATCTTACTGTGCTCAACATAACAAGGAACAAACTTTTTCCATCCCATCTTACTGTGCTCGACATAACAAGGTACAAACTTTCCACATTTAAATCATTGTTTGTTTTCTATAATTTTAGGAGATAAAAATATAGTTTCATATTATTTTCGAAGGAAACACTTTTTATTGTGCATACCAAATCATGTAAATGTGATATTTTGTTTGGTAAACATTATTGTCATATTAGAGTTGCTATTTGTGTATAGGAGTagatgttttaaaattttaaatcatagtatatctttttaaaatataatataagaaTGGAGAACTTATAGTAAGTATTGaagatttaaattaaatgtaacgATTATGTTGGAAAGGATAGAAGCTATTTTTTTGGTACCCAGATTTAAAAGGTGATGAGGTATGTTTTggttttggaaaatgaaaaattaaaCTAACTTAGCAACTGTGTTTGATTTTTCCAGGTATGTACAGTCAAGAGTTCACTTTCTGTGAAAAAGTTAAAGAGAGGCTTGGCAGCGAAGAAGATTACCAGGCATTTCTGAAATGTCTTCACATTTACAGCACAGAAATCATTACAAGGAAGGAGCTGCAGGGTTTGGTATGCAATCTATTACCCCTTTTCACAATTACGTTAATTTTTTTGGATATCTGAATTTAGAGTTTGCATCACTTGCTTAATTTGGTAGTATTTTTCAGAAATGATCGTTTATCTGCTCCCCTAATTTTTTCTATATCTAACTTCCATAAGTGCTTAACTTAAGTTCTCAACTCTCCCTATGTCCTCTCCAACCCTTAAATTTGGTTGGAATGTGTGAATATATATTACTCTATCCGGCTCTTACATATGCGCTTTCAGGTTGCTGATTTACTTGGAAAATATCCCGACCTTATGGAGGGATTTAATGAATTTTTCGAACACTGCGAGAGAATTGGTAATTGTGAATCTTCATTTGGgtgaatttttattatatattgaaTCATTTTATGTTCTTATCGGTAGTGGGATGTGCAGATGGATTTCTAGCTGGTGTCATGGGCAAAAGTATGTATTTCCTCTCACGTAGCGTATTTagataatttatatatttgtcTGCACATCTGCTTGAGTGGAATTTACCAGCTTCTCCTCTTCCTGACTTGCATGACAAAAAGTCTCCGGACTATAAGCAACCATTCAGTTTATGGTTGTATAGTTTAGCAATAATGCTTTATTTATTGCAGAAACATTATGGAGTGAAGAAAATTCTTCAAAAGCCTTGAAAATAGAGGACAAAGAGAAAGAACAAAGGCGCGAGGTGGAAAGCGGGAAAGAGAAGGAGAGATACAATTTAAAATACTGGGGAAAGTCCATTCAAGAACTTGACCTTTCTGATTGTCGAAGTTGTTCTCCCAGTTACAGGCTTCTTCCTGACGATGTGAGAATTCTGATTTGCTCCCTATCTTATCTTCTGGCCATTATATATAATTAGAACTATGttcatgaaattatttttaaataaaaaatttctttgcAGTATCCGATAGCTTCAGCTAGTCAGAGGTCGGAGCTTGGTGGACTAGTTTTAAATGATCATTGGGTGTCTGTGACCTCCGGTAGTGAGGATTACTCCTTTAAACACATGCGCAGAAACCAGTATGAAGAAAGCCTGTTTAGATGTGAAGATGATAGGTAATATACCATCTAAATATCCCGTCTTCTCTCTTATCGGACGGTATGATCTTATTGTCAACGGAAATCAGAAAATCTGTCCGTTTTATTGATAAACTTTGACTCCTTTGTCAAACCATTTCTTCGTTGGTCTTTTATACCGATGGCCATCTTATCAGTCGATGAAAGAACGAACTTTTGCATTGTTGTGCCCATGTTCACATTTTTGTAAACtgaattataaattttgattttgtggTCTTTTCCATTTACCTATTTCTTAGAGTTTTCCTCTGGATATGGCTATGAGTTTTGCTGATTCCAGATTTGACATTTGGGGTTGTCTCtcaatgtttcagatttgagcttGACATGTTGTTGGAATCGGTCAGTTCAACTGCCAAGCGTGCAGAGGAACTTTTGAGCGGCATTAACAATAATTCAATTGGTTCAGATGGTCCCATACGTATTGAGGACCATTTCACAGGTTGCATTGTAGAATCTCAGATTTGTACTTACGTCGGAAATTTATTCACGTTCTTTTGTTTACCTGaaaaaagatatatatattgttGCTGAGTTCGGTGCTATTGCGTGCAGCTCTGAATTTAAGATGTATTGAACGTCTATATGGTGACCATGGTCTTGATGTGATGGATATTTTGCGTAGAAATTCATCTCTTTCGTTGCCGGTTATCCTGACCCGCCTCAAGCAGAAGCAGGAGGAGTGGACCAAGTGCCGTTCAGATTTTAATAAAGTTTGGGCTGAAATATATTCTAAAAACCATTACAAGTCTCTTGATCACCGCAGTTTCTATTTCAAGCAACAAGATTCTAAGAATTTGAGCACAAAATGTAAGGAAATGGTGTTTACGATCTATTACACTTGTCTCTGAATCTTACACGTGCCTCATCTTTTAGAATATTTTGTGATATCCTCATGGTATTTTGTTCCTCTCTCCGCATGAGATATGGATCAGATATCGTGGAAAATTATGTGGTTAACCTGGTGTTGCTATCAATTTGTGATGTGGTcctcatttttccttttatgctTTGAATGAACAGCATTAGTGGCAGAAATCAAAGAAATCAAggagaaaagacagaaagaagaTGATGTGCTACTTAGTGTTTCCGCTGGAAATAGGCACTCTATCATTCCAGACCTTGAATTTGAATATACTGATTCTGAAATTCATGAAGATGTCTATAAAATTATCAAGTACTCGTGTGAAGAGGTCTGCTCAACAAAAGAGCAATTCAATAAAGTTTTGAGATTCTGGACCACTTTTCTCGAGCCAATACTGGGTATTCACTCCCGCCCTCTTGATACTGATGTTACTGAAGATGATGGTGTCTCTAAGCGTCAAACCATTAAAAATACCTGGACAAACATTGTAGAAAGTGAAGGAAGTCCAAATGCCGATGGCAGTGCCACAATCTTGAAGCAACCGAATCCTATCTGCAATGGCAGTCCTACTTCAACTCACCGATTGAATTTCAGCAGGACTGGCGTCACAAATGTTGATTCCCTTGCTAAAGAGGGACTGCCTGTTGTATCTGGTGAAAGATTAACAAACCCTGATGTACCGGTCACATTTGGATCAGATGCTAATCATGGTATTGTGCTTTAAATTATGAAGCTTCTGTTTTTACTAATAGTTTTGGTGTTGATATTATTTTGTTATTGCTAATTGTCGATGACATTGTTGGTCGTAACTTCCATGTCTTTTGTAGTTACACTGTATACCTTTTTGCTTTATTACAATTATTAATTAAGgtttattttgaaataaaagGTCGCGGAGCAAATTATATACAAACACATAATGATCCAATTGAGGAAGACAATGTATCCAAGCTTAATGCAGAAGATATACCACATGTGAGTTTCTTGGCCTCACAAAACTCTTTGATTGGAACAAGCATTGTTCATTTTTTTACTCcacattttatttattattttcttggACGCTCCCTCTTCTTTTCTTGTTTTtgcttcatttttttttcaaattttaaggCACTGCACTGTTTGTGTCCAAATTTTGGAGAAGGGAGTGTCTGGTAGTTCATCTTGGCTTGTCTTTTCTTTTTTGACTGGACATGTTCATGTCTCCATGGGTACAACAGGGCGGGGACTCATCAAGATTGAATCAACCAACAAATGGGGAGTCCACAGAAGGCACCGGACTTGTTGGATATAACGAGGATTCTGTTGACCCTGGTAAAAACGAGAAAGAAGAGGGCGAGCTGTCTCCAAATGGTGATTTTGAAGACAATTTTGGCGCCTATCAGGATGGTAGTTCACAAGCCTTGCCTGATAAAAATCGTGGCAATGACAGGAGTCACAGGACCCAAGGTCAGACAGGCCATCATGAAGAAATTTGCCCAGATGCTGCCGGTGAAAATGATAATGATGCTGATGCTGATGCTGATGACGAGGACAGTGAGAATGTTTCTGAGGCAGGAGAAGATGTTTCGGGTAGTGAGTCTGCTGCCGATGAGTGTTCGCGAGAAGAACATGAGGAAGAGGACGATGGAGAACCTGATGACATTGATGGCAAAGTGGAGAGTGAAGGTGAGGCGGAGAATACTAGTGAAGCTCAATATATTGGAGGAGATGGTGCATCTGTGTCACAGACTGAACATTTCTTGCGGAGTTGTAGGCCTTTGTCAAAGCGTGTTGCTTATCCATCTGTGGGCGGGGAGAAAAAAGATCGACGGATCTTTTATGGAAATGACACCTTTTATGTGCTTTTCAGGCTGCATGAGGTATGCTTACATCCTTTTCTGTTTGGTTGATCTTGTTATAATGGAAATTCTCTCTAAACCTCTTCGCTCTTATATGTTACATCTACTTGACCAATGTAGCATGAACAGGAAAACATCTATAATTAATACTCGATAAATTTATAACATCtctaaaataatatttctttCTCGATCCCTACTTGGGCCAATATGTGAAATTAATAATTTCGATAAAGTAATAAGATAATAATTTTTCGGATACTTGTATAAATTCATGGATTTCATGTCTTACTTTTCTCATCAAAGGCATACATGCAAGTGAATTTTATTTACAATTCAATATGatgaatatttttaattattaaaaaataatatcatttacttgtttttagaaatatatatgtacattgaattttatttttctattaGTTTAAGAAAGATCATATGAACATCAGTGAAACACCATGATTTTTTATGTAACTAAATCAATATTCATTGAATCgagaattttaaataatagttttatactttttcttttaattaataCATCTCTAAATTAGTAAAATATCATGGTTCCtacattattaatttataaaggTTTTACAAGATGCTGATTAAAGAGTTACATTTTGATTATGAAACTTTACTATTTTATGCTTCCAGAAATTGTATGAAAGGATATTATCAGCTAAGGTGAATTCATTATCTTGCGAATCCAAATGGAGAAACACGAAGGATGAAAGTATTGATCCCTACTCCAGGTTGTTTAGTAGCAGCATATTTTAGTTTTTGAAAGATTTGGAATCTATGTTGCTTTGTATTGATAGCTCTTAATTTCAAATGCAGGTTCATGAGTGCATTGTTTAGGTTACTTGATGGATCTTCTGATAATACTAAATTTGAAGATGATTGTCGATCACTGATTGGAAACCAGTCATATGTACTCTTTACCTTGGATAAGTTGATATATAAGTTGGTCAAACAGGTATCCTCATTAAATTTTGGTTTACCTTCTTTGCAATTGAGTTCAAATTTCACAGCTTGCTTTTGAATACTGTGTTCTTTCTGCAGCTCCAAACTGTTTCGAGTGATGAAGTGGATATTAAGCTGCTTCAATTGTATGAATATGAAAAATCTAGGAAGCCAGAAAAGTACGTCGATTCGGTTTATTACGAAAACGTCCGAATTTTTTTGCACGAAGAGAATATATTCAGGCTTGAATGTGTATGTTTCCTTTCACTTCGAATCAAGTTAACTTTATTCACATGCATTCGAGGTTTCTGAAAAATTTACTTGGATGCTGAGCTGTTTTCTTTCTTGTTGTAGTCATCAACTCCTACCCATTTATCTATACAACTGATGGATGACGGAAGTGAGAAGTCTGAAGTCGTGGCAGTCTCGGTGGATCCTGGTTTCGCAACTTATCTCCGTAATGATTATCTTTCAGTCGATCGAGGAAAAAAGGAGTCTTCCGCGATTATGCTGAAGAGGTATTGATAACAGTTCCAATTCGAAGTCACGCAACTTGAACGATAGTGGTGCTTCTTTATAGTGGTGCTTCTTTTATAGACAATGATAAGAATTTGTATGTGGACACTTACATTATTTTACTATAGTTATGAGGAAATAAATCAGGAGAATCATGGGACACATCTGCTGTAATGTGGACCTATGTTAATCACTTATCTTTTGATATTTTGTTTCCTAAAATTTTATAACATGAAATAACAGCATTGTCAGCATAAACTCGATTATCAAGGGAAATCACCCGTAAATTAACCTTTTTTGGTAGTTACAAGTTTTGGGGTCTGTTTTCTCGGTTTAGAAGGCATGCAAACGGTAGACGTAAATAAACTTGTCACCAGCGTTTCATTTGAATTAGTCCGTCACTAACGGATTTGAAGCATTTCTTCATGGTACTTTAAATGGCACTTATAACCATAAAGAGTAATTTTGATTTTGGATGGATTTTTGGCCTCAGAAGCAGCACTTTCACAATAATTTCACTTTACTAACTTTTGGAGCAAAATTCGGGATGTCGTACTAGGAAACTCGGTATCCTGATGCTATTGCCACTCCCTAGATTTAGTGTTATGACATGGCTCAATTGATGTGGGAAAAAAAGGGAGGTCAAACGCGCATTTTGTTGCTATCATTATGGTTACTACCATTAGTCTGATCAATTAAAGGTGAAATTATTATAAAACACAGAGATCACGTTCGGAAATGTTGGGAATTTGTAATTCAATAGAAGACCTGCTTGTTTGGTGTGCAGGAATATGCGCACATGTGCCAATCTTGAAGAGTCTACTGCTCTATTTATGGCCACAGAAAATGTTTTGATCATGAATGGGTTGGAATGTAAGATGTCAGCGACTTCGTCGAAGGTATGTTTCTCATTAATCTAGTTTAGGCACCGGATCAATGCATCACATGAGCACAGGGGCGCGTGACAAGGCTTTCCTACCAATTATTTTACTGTAATTTAGGAATCTTTTCTAGTTCAGTATATTCCTTGATGTTTTTTACCTCGGTGGTTATTTCACTTTGTCTAAAATCGACATAGTCATGGTTATTTTGGGTAAAATAATTCCTGAAATTTCAATTTATTTGTTTCTTGTAGGATAAAACTTCCTCTTTTCTCATTTTTTGGGTAGAGTGCACGGATGCTCGTTGAAATTTAAATTGGTTGCACGAGCATTTTGCTCCACAGTAATCCTTGTTCTTTTTCTCGATGAAAGACGATATCTTAGGATAAGATTTGAATTCATATTTTGATAAATCTTTGAGAGCATGTTTATGTCTTATTTAGGAATTATTTCCTTTCACAGTGTAATCCAAGATATTTCTTGTctacataaaaatatgatgattGCAATCTAAACTAAGAGATAAACGAGACATTTATTACTTGTATGTAGAGTGTAGACTTTCATGTTTGAAATGCGTAAAATTTGTATCGTGTTGCTTTATCGATTCACTATCTTTCTACTATTCGAATTTCACTCTTTTTCACAATATGCTGTTGTAAAATTCTCAACTCAAATATCATTGCCTGTCTGGGACCTAGACTTGGTAATTTTAGATTCATTTCGAGCAACATAATCAATTCTTAGATTAAATGTGGTTCACTAAATCTTGGTTAACATCTGATGGTCCGTTTATTTGTGGGGGAATTCTTAAACGTCTAACCAAATATCATTCTTTCAGATCTTTTACGTCCTTGACACGGAGGACTTCTTTATTCGTTTGGGACGCAGAAGGAAAAACACACCAGCAGGAACATATTCCCTTAAGAACCAGCAACGGGTGCAACGGTTTCACCAATTTATGGCAGCCTCTGTATGAATGTGTCAGCCCTTTTCTAAGGCCGTGATATACAAGCATGTAAGCAGTTTTCCTTCCTTTTAAACAAGTGTAagctaaaataaaatatttgattgaaTGATCATATCTCGTGCTCTTTTGTAGAGTTCTTGGGTGCGTGGTCGTCTGCCCTTAGAAGGCATTTATCCAGCATTCTTATCTATTCGCTTCTCAACGAACCAAATAACCTTTAGAGTTCCGAGTTACTCCGGATCATGCTATTACCTTGTAAGCGCAAGTCAATGGTACAGCCGCAATCTCTGTATATATATTAAGTTAAGCGATGTTAAGTTAGAGTcctgtttttattttattgtgcGGGGGTTCAACGGGGCCAAGAGATGTTTGTTGTTCTGTCTAGAGAATGGAATTTTCTTGCAGTTATGTTCTGCTAGGTTATGTTACATACTGATGGGGTGAGGCGAAATGGTATAGCAGAATCTTTTATGTTTTtagatttttaaaaatgtttttattgattATGTATGTGTACATATAGAGTTCACAGTTCAATGCCTGCTTATGTCAAAACTATTCTTGTTTCAGAGAAATTTACTCTTTCTATGTATTTTTCGGTTTGCTGCTAACTAAATGAGGTAATATGTTTTTGGATGCAACATTGTTGCAGAGGGGCTGCTTTGTACTGATCTCCCTTCTAGgtttcaaattatatattaagtATATTTTGATCCAGTGCATATTATTATAAAAGATATGCCTTTAAAAGTAGATACCAGTCGGGGGGAAAAATAACTAACACTGTTTTATTTGGTTTTACTTCGGGATATCTTTTTATTTACCAAAAATTAGAACAAATCATATGTacctattttaatattttcccTATCCTTGTAtaatttttaatcaaaatttatattttaaatttaatataatcatatgtacctattttaatattttcccTATCCTTGTAtaatttttaatcaaaattatcttttaaatttaatataatacaaaaaatggtaaaaaaaataaaaataaaggaaTTTAGCACCTTTCTAGCATTATATTCGATATATTTGGACCATCTCCAGATAAAAATGTTCTCTATGTATAAAACAAAACCACGTGATGGTCATTTTTCCCTTGGGTTTGGACTTTTGAGACTTGCGGATAAAATTCAAAACGAAGACGGGACCTTTGATTTTTTGGGTTCAAGACTTTTTTAAAATCTCGAATTAATTCAGGACAAGTATATAGATATCTCAATCTTCTAACTCGTCtcgaaaataatattaataatattattagattaataatataataatattttttaaaatattaatattaataatagttACTCATTACTCACTTTCGTTTTgtcttattaatatttttgaaatgaaaTCTGACAAAACGAGGATCGAGACGGGTATAAAATTAGGGATGAAATTCTCAAACCCAAAAAAACAAAGATGGGAACGAATATAAATATAGGGATGAAATTTGAAGATGGAGATCAGTCTCATCTCATTGCCATCCCTAACCACGTGTTTGTTATATTCTCTCATTTATCTTTTTACACAGTAATAAAATATATCCTCAAAAACTAAGTTAAATCAGACTAACACGTTCATTCCAGACAGAAAGATTGAACAACAAAGTATGGCATATTAAAAACTTTAGAAAATAAAATGAcctagataaaaaaaaaatccatttCTCCTTTCAACAACTTAAAAAAACTCTATTCTATGGATCAACTGTGGTGACCTCTTCCCAATCTCCATCTACGGCTTCTTTCCAGAGTGTAACATTATTGTCCCCAGCTGCCACGGCCAACAAGTTCCCGGTCAGAGACCAGGAAACCCTCCAAACCGGTGCCTTGAAGTCCTTTAATACTTTACCCTCCCATTGATCACCTTCCTTTGCCACAGTCCATATAACAACCTTTCCATCCTGAGAAGCACTCGCCATCGTGGATTTTGGAAGCCCCAAATTTGGTGCCCATGAGATGTCTCTCACCCAATCTGAGTGCATTTGCAGAGCCGGGAAACAATCCATTTTCCAGTTACCACCGTAGAGTTTCCACACTTTCACAGTATTATCACAGCCACCAGAAGCCAGCTTCTGCACAGGATCCAGCAGTCCAGATCCAACTAATTCACCAGGGGCCATGGAAGGAGCCCAACTAACAGCAGTCACCCCCACAGGGTGGGCTTGTTCTATTCTCGTAGTTGCCCAACTACCATCTGATTGAGCCGTGTAGACAGAAATATTGCCATCTGAAGAACCACATGCCAAGCAAAGTCCGACCTCGTGAGGTGCCCAAGCAATGGAATTGACAGATGATTTGTGGTTCGTGAAGACATGAGATTGAGACCAATCATTCTGATTACCTTGCTTCCAGATAATGATTTTACCATCATAAGAACAAGAAGCGAGAATCGAACCAAACTTGGGGTGTGCCCAAGAAACCTGCCAGACGGGCCCTTGATGGCCGCTCAAGGTTGCCAGATGTTGAGATGTAGAGTTATTGCTGATACCGATTATCTTAATAgtggcatcagataatgctgtTGCCACACATTTCCCATAGTAATCCATGGAAACATCATGAACAACATCATTGTGACCTGTTTCTATCTTCTGTGCAGGCATTTTGTTGACCGCGCATTCCCGGTTTATTGAATCTGTGATACCTATCAAAGGTCACTGATTAGAGAAAAAAACTCCCTTGTCATTCGAATTCATGTCATATCTTTTTCCAGTAAAGCTACTTGTAAATATTAAGCACATCTCCCGACCATCACAAAACAAGATATGTTACAATAAAACCAACATATTGGAGAAATAACAAGCATCGGGAATGCGAAAGCCCGTGACTTAAGTCAAGTATCTGCTTAGTAACTTAAGTCAAGGATCTGATTAATTAATTTTCAGGGAAAACGaatttgtaaagaaaaatacacatgaaattaaaattttaatttcatttCAGGTCCACCCTACTTGCTCCACTGGTCCAACCCACCTAAGGGCACATAATTTCAATTAGCAACCATTGATCAAAACTGAGCCGATGAGCTCTCCACTACACATCAAACCCAATGAAGCCTAAATTAGGTCTCGTTGTTCTTAAATCAGCAATCTACGCATATGATTTCGCTCTTCTACGTATTCCCCATCCCAACAATCACAACGATGACTTCAATTCTCTCGCAAAACATAACATCATTTATTCCAAACAAATCAGCATAACAATTAAAACTAACTACACAGTCACGAACCCTTCTTCAGAGATTACCCAAAAATTAGTTAGAAAATTGAATCTTTTCCCAAAAGGCATCATCACTCcaaatcataataaaaaattaatcggACGAAAAAGGGCACTTATGATTAAACATGAACCACTCAGATCTAATAATTTTTTCTCCCTGATATCAGAAACTCATGCAAAATTGAAAAGGAATGAAAAGGACTAACATAATAACTCGAAGAAAAATAGAGGATATGGTTAGCAGATGGCGAAAGGTTTCATCACctgtgagagagagagagagagattggACCGCACGAGCCGAAATGGGTCGGATCCGAGGTCTAAGAGACAATCTGAGAATATCCAACAGGAATCGCCGCGAGCTGGACGCGGTGCCGGGGAGCTGCGATCTGAAAATCCAGTTACACAGTAATGCTATGTGGCTGCATTTCTAATTTATACACCAAGCCCAGGTCTTCAATCGGatttatcttactaaattaaattcaactttgatatatacatacatagttatatataatatacacTAGTTTTTCACCTACCGacaattattttatctaattgATGATTAAAATTAACAAGTATGATAATCTATTTCATTTTCTCTGTTGTGAATTTTTATCAAATGGAAATGTTTATTTTTCTCGAAGAGTCATTTTTGTATTTCaactgaaaattaatatttatattagatGACATAATGTAT from the Primulina eburnea isolate SZY01 chromosome 3, ASM2296580v1, whole genome shotgun sequence genome contains:
- the LOC140826519 gene encoding paired amphipathic helix protein Sin3-like 2; its protein translation is MKRLRDEVYVNPQFKRPFGPSSRGESYGPPHAPIGVVGGGGGGGGGGGGGTVGGGGGGGGGGVNGIGGGGTATLGGGSTTGVASGSTQKLTTNDALTYLKEVKDMFQDQREKYDRFLDVMKDFKAQRIDTAGVIARVKELFKGHPNLILGFNTFLPKGYEITLTDEEEAPPKRTVEFEEAISFVNKIKKRFQNDDHVYKSFLDILNMYRKEHKGITEVYQEVAALFNDQPDLLDEFTRFLPDSSATASATHASFGRPFPRYDERSSAIPTMRHSLMDKQRPRRDRIISPHGERDLSVERPDMDDEKTVVKLHKDQKKHVDKENRDKRNRDQEDRDPENENNGDISMHRLSDKRKSAKKVGDFGGNSNLTSYDDKDALKSMYSQEFTFCEKVKERLGSEEDYQAFLKCLHIYSTEIITRKELQGLVADLLGKYPDLMEGFNEFFEHCERIDGFLAGVMGKKTLWSEENSSKALKIEDKEKEQRREVESGKEKERYNLKYWGKSIQELDLSDCRSCSPSYRLLPDDYPIASASQRSELGGLVLNDHWVSVTSGSEDYSFKHMRRNQYEESLFRCEDDRFELDMLLESVSSTAKRAEELLSGINNNSIGSDGPIRIEDHFTALNLRCIERLYGDHGLDVMDILRRNSSLSLPVILTRLKQKQEEWTKCRSDFNKVWAEIYSKNHYKSLDHRSFYFKQQDSKNLSTKSLVAEIKEIKEKRQKEDDVLLSVSAGNRHSIIPDLEFEYTDSEIHEDVYKIIKYSCEEVCSTKEQFNKVLRFWTTFLEPILGIHSRPLDTDVTEDDGVSKRQTIKNTWTNIVESEGSPNADGSATILKQPNPICNGSPTSTHRLNFSRTGVTNVDSLAKEGLPVVSGERLTNPDVPVTFGSDANHGRGANYIQTHNDPIEEDNVSKLNAEDIPHGGDSSRLNQPTNGESTEGTGLVGYNEDSVDPGKNEKEEGELSPNGDFEDNFGAYQDGSSQALPDKNRGNDRSHRTQGQTGHHEEICPDAAGENDNDADADADDEDSENVSEAGEDVSGSESAADECSREEHEEEDDGEPDDIDGKVESEGEAENTSEAQYIGGDGASVSQTEHFLRSCRPLSKRVAYPSVGGEKKDRRIFYGNDTFYVLFRLHEKLYERILSAKVNSLSCESKWRNTKDESIDPYSRFMSALFRLLDGSSDNTKFEDDCRSLIGNQSYVLFTLDKLIYKLVKQLQTVSSDEVDIKLLQLYEYEKSRKPEKYVDSVYYENVRIFLHEENIFRLECSSTPTHLSIQLMDDGSEKSEVVAVSVDPGFATYLRNDYLSVDRGKKESSAIMLKRNMRTCANLEESTALFMATENVLIMNGLECKMSATSSKIFYVLDTEDFFIRLGRRRKNTPAGTYSLKNQQRVQRFHQFMAASV
- the LOC140826520 gene encoding protein transport protein SEC13 homolog B-like, with translation MPAQKIETGHNDVVHDVSMDYYGKCVATALSDATIKIIGISNNSTSQHLATLSGHQGPVWQVSWAHPKFGSILASCSYDGKIIIWKQGNQNDWSQSHVFTNHKSSVNSIAWAPHEVGLCLACGSSDGNISVYTAQSDGSWATTRIEQAHPVGVTAVSWAPSMAPGELVGSGLLDPVQKLASGGCDNTVKVWKLYGGNWKMDCFPALQMHSDWVRDISWAPNLGLPKSTMASASQDGKVVIWTVAKEGDQWEGKVLKDFKAPVWRVSWSLTGNLLAVAAGDNNVTLWKEAVDGDWEEVTTVDP